The sequence GCCAAAGCCCTTGGCTTTAAAACAGTAATCTGCAGAACAAAAAAACTGAAAGCCGAGAGCCTTTCTGAGAGTGATGGCTGTGTCTTGATTTAATAATATTTTTCGATATTTTAAGATTAATACACAATAAAGCCAGGTCCGGGGTATGAAATTTAGTCTCGTCTGGAATGTTATCAAGGAAACCTTCAGCAAGTGGAGTGATGATAAGGCACCCAAGCTTGCCGCCTCACTTTCGTTTTACACGATATTCTCAATTGCGCCTATGCTCCTTTTAATAATTGCAATAGCCGGCTTTGTTTTTGGAAACGATGCCGCACAGGGAAGGATTGTCGGGCAGCTTCAGTCTTTTGTAGGAAGAGAAAGCGCAGTTTTAATCCAGAATGCAATTACGAAGTCGAGCAACATTCAGTCAGGAATAATTGCAACGGTTATAGGAGTTGTTACACTGCTTCTGGGTGCTTCGGGCGTTTTCCTGGAGCTTCAGGATTCGCTTAATATGATCTGGAAGGTAAGACGCAAGCCGGACAAAGCACTCGTAGCATTCCTTAAAAGCCGTTTAATTTCCTTTTCGCTCATTATTGCAGTGGGCTTTTTGCTGATGCTTTCGCTTATAATAAGTACCGTAATCTCTGCACTCAGCGACTTTATTGAGCGCTATATTTCAATTCCCGCCTTTGTCCTTAGCCTGACGGATTTTGTCATTTCACTCATAATTATGGTTGTGCTTTTCTCAATGATTTACAGGATATTGCCCGACGTTAAACTCTCATGGAAAGACGTAAGAATTGGGGGAATAATTACATCTCTCCTGTTCATACTGGGTAAATACCTGATCAGCCTGTATCTGGGCAGAAGCAGCGTCAGTTCGACTTTCGGGGCTGCCGGATCGCTTGCAATATTTATCATCTGGATTTACTACACTGCCCAGATACTTTTTCTTGGGGCTGAGTTTACCTATGTCTATGCCGTCAAGTTCGGCTCAGGCATAGTTCCTAAATAACTTTAAGTAATGCCCTTAATACCTGGTTTCGCTTACCCTTACGGGTACAGGGGTATCATGAGGCTCACCAAGCTTTCCTCCAAAAGCTGCGGCAACTGCCCCCAAAATAAGCCCTATAAATGCAAATATGGCGGCTTTGGACATTGCAGCTGCAACTGTATCCCCGGTCTCGCGGGCTTTCCTTTCAAGAGAATCTTTGGCCGTTGAAAGCTTCTGCTTCGACTGGTTATATGTCTGAATCCAGTTATCTACTATCTGGTTTGCCTCCTCGCGGCTTTTGCCCGTTCTTTTCATTATGACATTTACAGCTGCATCCCGGTCGGCCGCATTGGCAATATTCTGCCCCCGGCTGAAAAGACGGTCAATGAGGTTATCGGCTTCATTATCCGCAGCCTGCGGATTCTGAGCCGCATTGCCGGCGCTTCCTGTTACGTCCTGCATCGCCTCATTTCCCTGACGCCTCAGGTTCTCGGGCTGGAGCTCAGGTTTCCCGGTTTCGCGCAAGGTGCGCCGTGCCTCGGATTTCAGGTCTGCCAGGTCAATTCCCTGCTTTTGAAGCTCACTCTTGACGGCTCCTGCCACTTCAGGCGCCGCCGCCTGAATACCCTGGCCTGCCATTGAAAGTGTCTTTCCAACAAGGCTTCCTACTCCGCTTATAACGCTGCCTACTGCAGTAGTAAGCAGATAAAATGAAACAAGCGTAAATACACTGAATGCCAGTACACCATGAAGCACACTGTCGAAAGTTCTCGGAACGCCGGCCAGGCGTGAGGCGGTCATGCCCCCTAAGAAAAGAGCAATCAGCATGCTTATAACCCACCAGACCAATGCTCCGGTTCCAAGGCCTGCAAAGGGATTACTCTCCCGCATAGGCTCAATAGATCCAAAGCCTATTCCCAGACCTAAAAGACTCAGCATCAGCTGAACTACCAGGGCAACAACCACACCCGCAAAAACTGCCCCCCAGGAAATCCTCTTTAGTATTCCTGGACGCCCCTGTTCAACTGTTATATCCCTGGACCTTGGAGGAATGGGGTCCCGCTCGGGAGGAACATACCCCGGATTCATCTCTTCTGCCATGTTTTTTCTCCTTCATTTGTTGTTCATTGTTTTTCCCGGAATGCACTTCCAGCATCCCGGAAAGGTATAATCTTAAAAGCAGAACTCTTCATGGCCTTCCCCTTATTAAGATAACCGTTCCTCTTATCCACTCATTTTAATATATTACTTCATTTTTTTAATACAAGTGATAAAGAAGTCCAGCCTCCTGCACAGCCCGGACTCTTCAGGTAATGGGGCCTAACTTATTATAATTATTAATGTTGCGTGCTTTTAATATCGATTTTTGATAGCAGATAAAAGCCCGATATCTGGGAATAAAGAGAGATGATATGCCCTGTCTTGGAGAGCCGTGAAAGAGCCGGCAGAAAAATAAAAAAGGGCAGATGTTATTCCGCCCTTATTGTCACATGGCAAAACTTAAGTTATTTATTTACATCTACTTAGGTCTTACAGCTTAATTTATAATATTACTACTTAAACGCCGCTTATTGTCATCTTTTTAACTTTAATGGAAGGGCAATAAACGGAGCCTGTCTTAATCGGGTCGTCACCTATGATCTCAATATTATTCAGAATATCAAACATGGTTGAGGCAATTGTAAACTCATTTACAGGGTAGGCGACCTTACCGTTTTCAATCCACAAGCCCTGGGCTCCCCTTGAATAATCCCCCGTCTGAAGTATCTCACCGAAGCCTGAAGTGTAGGTTATAAGCACCCCGTTGTCAATTGTTTTTATCATCTCTTCCAGGCTGCTTTTCCCGCTTTCAAGATAAAGGTTGCTCACCCCGTCAGCATTTCCTGTCGTCTTCATGTTAAGCTTTCTGGCTGAATATGAGTCCAGGAGGAAGGTCTTAAGAACCCCTTTTTCAACGACAACTTTTCTCTTACTTTTTACCCCTTCGCCGTCAAAAGGACGCGAGGCAACCTGTCCTGCTATGAGCGGGTCTTCCACTATTGTAACGTTCTCCCCTGCTATTTTCTGCCCCAGCTTGTCAGTTAAGAACGACTGCTTTGTATAGATGTTCCCCCCTGTTATAGCCTGCACGAGGAATGAGAGTAATCCCCTGGCAACCGTGTTTTCAAAGATAACCGGAACCGTCTGAGTCTTCGGCTTTCTGGCTCCCCTTTTCATAATTGTACGCTTTGCAGCCTTCTCGGCTACACTTTCAACCGGGTCTAACTGGTCAAATCTGTTGGCTGCAGTATACCAGCCTCCCGACTGCTTCCTTGCCGAATTTAGGCCTTCAACGGCATCCGGGATTGCACAGGAGCTCTGCATCCCGCAGTCAGACTGCCTGTAGCCTTCGCAGAAGCCGAGTGAGTTTGCCAGGACAAAATGCCCCGAGCTGCTGCTTACAGAGGCTCCGTCGGCAATAAGGTCCTTGTCGTATTTAAGAGAAAGGCTTTCAAGCTCTTTTGCCATTTCAATACGCTTTTCAATTGTAACGGACTCTTCATTTGGGTCATACATTTTGAGATCCGCTTCCGCCATTCCAAGCTCATCTTTTTCAGGAAGCCCGTAGAACTCGTCTGCCCCCGTGTACTTTACAATTTTCATGGCATCTTTGACCAGGTTCTTCAGTGCCTCTTCGGAAAAATCGCTGGTACTTACAGCTGCCTTTTTCTTATCCTTGCTCAGCGTTAAGGAAAGCACTTTTGAATTTGACTGCGTAAGGGTGTCTATCTTCTGGTTGCGGACTGAAACCTCCTTGTCCGTCCCATAGCTGATACGGACAACTGCCGTATCCCCGCCCTGTTTTTTAACCAGATCTATGACTTCCTGAGCCAGTTTTTTATGTTCATCAAGTAACATTTTTACTCCGGATTTTTTGTTTTACATGCCGCCAACTGTGATTTCAGATACCTTAACTGTCGGGAGTCCGACTCCAACAGGAACCGACTGCCCCTTGCCGCAGGTCCACATGCCGTCGGAAAACTTAAAGTCATTTCCGACCATTGTAACCTTAGTAAGGATGTCAGGCCCGTTGCCGATCAGGGTAAAGTTTTTAACCGGATAAGTCATCTTTCCCTCCTCGATCATAAAGGCCAGCGTGGGATTGAAAACAAAGTCGCCGTTTGAGATATCCACCTGTCCGCCCGAGAAGGTTTTGCAGTAGACGCCTTTCTTAATTGAGGATATAATCTCCCCGGGGTCTGTTGTGCCGTTTTCAAGGTATGTTACCGTCATTCTGGGAATCGGGTAATATTTGTAGGATTCCCTTCTGCCGTTTCCGGTCTGCTTAACCTTATAGTAGTTTGCGCTGATTCTGTCGTGCATGTAATCTTTTAGAATTCCTTTTTCAATCAGCGTTGTTTTATTGGAAGTCACAGCCTCGTCATCAAAGTTAATGCTTCCGCGGTCATTTGGAATTGTGCCGCCGTCGTAAACCGTACAGAGCTCCGAGGCCACTTTCTGCCCTACGCGTCCGGAATAGGCCGAAGTACCCTTCCTGTTGAAATCGGCTTCCAGGGGGTGTCCTATGGCCTCATGAAGGAGGATTCCTGAGTCTCCGGGCGAAAGCACTACAGGCATAGGGCCTGCAGGGGCGTTCTTTGCGGTTAAAAGAAGAAGCGCCTGCTCTACGGCTTCTTCGGCCAGCTTTGTGTGGCTTTTAACATTCTTGAAATACTCCATTCCAATTCTGCCGCCGCCGCTCATGCGTCCCGACTGGCGTTTACCTTCCTCTTCGGCAATAACCGATACATTATAGCGCATAAGAGGCTGATAATCTTCCATAAGGACGTTTTCGCTGTTGGCTACAACAATAAAACGTTCAGAGTCCAGTATATTGGCGCTTACCTTTGTAATACGCTTGTCTTTCTGAAAAGCCGCAGTTTCGGATTCCTTGAGGAGTTTTATCTTCTCATCAAGCTCCACTTCGCTGAAAGGAAGGCTTATTTCATAATAATTCTTCACTTTCTGGTTTGTAACATTGGCAGAAAAGCTTTTTCCCGCCTCATTTGCTATGTTTGCAGCCGTAAGAGCAGCATTCTTCAGGCTTTCAAATGTCATGTCTTCAGAATATGCATAGCCCGTCTGGTCCCCTTTTAAGACCCTGATTCCGATGCCGGAGGAGATATTCTTTGAAGCACTCTTAATTATCCTGTCTTCAAGAAAAATGCTGTTATTTATGCTGTAGTCGGCATACAGGTCGGCATAATCTCCCCCTTTTGAAAGGGCAACTGCAAGGAGTTTATTTATTGTAACGTTATCAAGGCCGCAGAGTGTCTTAAAAAACTCATAGGATGATGTCCTGCCCATAGCCTGGCCGGCAAACGCCCTGTCCAGCATAGGGTTTACAAGTGCCGCCCCCACAGCCAGTGTACCGGTGATCTTCAGGAAATCCCTTCGGGAGATGCCCGGAATATTGTCGCTCATATTTGAAGCCTCCAAATGTGGAATGGATTAATAGCTAAAATTCAGATATGCAAGATCATTGATATTTTCTGAATAATCAAGGAAAGAAATACGAATTTGTTAAGTGCGGTTAAATAATGTTAAAGGCGGCTTACCTGTTCTGCAAACGGTAAAAATAAGCCGCCGGAAGTGCTCTAAAAATCTCTTTCTATTTGAAGTCGATGTTTACGTCTTCAACAGGCCAGCGCGCCCTCAGGTTCAGCGTATCCGGATAAAAAGTAAACCTGTCGGAGGGCTTAAACGGGAACGGTTTACCCGCATTATAGACTCCCGTACTGTCCCTGTTATCGAAACTCCAGATCTGATACTTGCCGGGAGTGACCTTATTAAAGTTAAAGTCTTTTTTCCGCCCAATGCGTTTTTTATAAACGGGCCTGTTTTTATCCACTCCCTGGAGCACAACAACCAGGTTGCTGCTCATCATATTTGAGTCAGGCCTGATGCTGCCGGAGACACCGGTATATTCCATGCCCGAACTGGTTGTAAATGTGAGCGTATAAACTGAATCTGTACTGTTGCCGGCGGCATCCATAATCTGCTTTAAGTCGACTTTTATCGAATATTTCAGCCTGGGCTTCAGTTCAGACATTACCTTCACCTTAAAGGATGCGTTATCATCAAAGCTTACATCTACAGGGAGTTTATTGCCCGATTTGTCGATTGCGGAAATCCCTTTTTTTGCCTGAAGGGAGTCGAAGCCGTCATCAAAATAAAAAGTAAATTCAGGCTTTGATGTCTCTACCTCTCCTTCATTTGCTCCAGGCTTTGTCTGCAGAAGCCTTGGGGCAGAAGTGTCGGGTTTGGTACTGACAGTAAGTTTTACAAAATCATCCTTTGTAGTATTGCCGTGCCTGTCGGAAACTCTTTTGGCAAAAAGGTATATGTTGTCCTGCCCGCCCGGGGTTTCTTTTAATGCAAGCACCATTTCGTTGGCTTTAGCCCGTCCCTTAAAAGCATAAAGCGGTGAAAACTCTTTTTGTGTGGTGGAGTCATAAATGTAGAAGTTGCCAGCATTAATAATAGTGCTGTCGAATTCCTCGCTTATGCCGATAAGAATATGATAGCGGTCCGTCATTGCCGCTGAAACGAGCCTCGGCTTTGCAGTATCCTCTTTTGAAAGGAAGTAATCCATGTTTCTGAAAACCGAATCTTTTCCTGATAAGGTAATATCCCTGTATGGCGCCCCAAAGAGGTCCTCGCCTACATTATAAATAAAATCCCGGAATTCATCTTTTATTGCAAAAACCCTGTATGTGCCCTCAGCCATACCGAGGAGCCTGAATCTGCCGTCCTTGCCCGCCTGAGAGATATACTTGGGTTTTTCTTTCGAAGGGTTGATTTCAGCTCCGGTATTCTCATAGGCATAAAGCATTACTCCTGACGGGTCGTTAGTAACGACTTTTCCCTCAACCATCCCCTTGTCAATTTTATTTCCTGTTGAGAATGAGAAAGAATAAGCCTGCGCCATCCTGTTCCTGTTGTTTAAGTCCACAAGATCTGTTCCCAGTGTTACAACATAAGTCAGGCTGTCGCGGAGATGTTCAGGGAAGTTCACTCTTAAGGTTTTCCCGCTCCAGTCATATTCCAACTGTCCTTCCACGGCAGGAGAAATAAATATGGCATCCTGCGCTGAGCGCCTGTCCACGTACTCGGAAAAGTTAACTTCAAAGTAACCCTCATGGAAGCCTGTTGTACCGTTTTCCGGATATACAGAAACAACTTCAGGAGGAGTCCTGTCTATGGGCCCACCTCCCGGTGCAAGCTGGTTTGCACAGCTTGCCAATAGAAGCGGCAGTACCGGTAAGATAAGAAGTTTTAGTATTTTTCTGCCTGTTTGTCCCGCCATTGTCTGTATGCTCTCACTAATTTTTGGTGTTCGGAAAATGATGAAGAAAACTTATGCCCGCCTGTTCCATCGGCAACGAAGTACAAATAATTGTGCTTTGCCGGATAGAGTGCCGCCATAATTGCCGCCCTGCCCGGATTGCTTATTGGTCCGGGAGGCAGGCCGTAATATAAATAAGTATTATAGCGCGAATCAAATAAGAGATCCTTATTATAAAGCCTTCTCCAGCGCCCGAGCAGTGCATACTGAACGGTCGGATCGGCCTGCAGTTTCATACCTGCCTTAAGACGGTTATAATAAACGCCTGCAATAACAGGATACTCGGAGGCTTTTGCCGACTCCCCTTCGACAATTGAAGCTATGGTAAGGATCTCCCGCAGGTCGTATTTCATCCCTCTGAGGCGGTTTTTCAGGCTGTCTGTAAAAAACCTGTTAAACTCTCCCCTCAGGCGGCCGATTACCTGGCGCGCAGACGTCTTTTCATAAAAATAATAGGAGTCGGGCATTAAATACCCTTCCAGGCTCGGGGCGTCAATACCCAAAGAATCCAGGAAACGCCTGTTCTGGCAGAGTTTAACGACCTCCAGGCTGTCCTGCTGGAGCCTGTCTTTAAGTATATGCGCAAACTGGTAAATAGTAAAGCCTTCAGAGAAGGTAATAAGTGAAGAGACCTCCCTTTTACCCGAGGTAAACAGTTCCATTAGGCCCACGTAGCTGAGCCCGTTTGGAATCTTATACCGACCGGACTTCAGGTTCCTCCCCCCGCCCATGATAATTGCCGCAATCCGCATATTTGTCTTGCTTGGAATTATCCCCTTGGCGTAAAGTGAATCCAGTGTGTTGTTCAGAGTCATCCCATGCCTGATCTCAAAGGTAACAGGAGACTGCCACTTGTAGTAATTGGGCGAGAAAAAAGTATTAATAAGAATTGCCAGAGTAATAACAAAAGCTAACGCTACTATCATCAGCTCTTTTTTACTCAGCAGATCCTTAAATGACTTTTTTTTTTCTGAATTGGGAGAATTATTTTGCATTAATCTTTGATGACTCTGCTTTCTGAGTAGATCTGGACTCATCCAGGATTCTTTCGTATATCCTGTCCAGTGATTCCCTGGAAAGCGGCCCTTTGTTAGATCTGTTTATTTTTTCTGAAACATCCCTTTCGCGATCCGGCGAATAGATCGGCTGCCCTAAGGAAATTTTAACTCTTCCTATTAAAACAGCCACGTCGGTACGCTTGTTTAGTATATATACTAAAATTTTGTCAAATAAATCTATTCTTTTTCTGCATTTCCTGAGAAGAAGAAGCTTCTCTTCATCAGAAAGTTTATGGATATCCTCGTACTTTTTCACTGAAAGCATACTTTACCCGGCAAATGTGTTTGAAGGAAGTCCCGGGAAAGCATTATAATCCAGGGAATATTTATTACCATTCTGGAAAAGCCTCTGTCCCCGATAAGCTATCATTGCAGCGTTATCGCCGCAATAAATAAAGTCCGGGATCACGAGCTTTTTCCTGTACTTTGAAGCAGCCTCTGCCATAGCATCACGCAGTGCTTTATTTGCCGCCACACCGCCAACAAGTGAAAGTGAGTTTACCTTATATTCCTTGAGCGCTTTTTCCACGTTCCTGACCAGAGCCTTAATTACGGCCCTCTGAAATGAAGCTGCAATGTCCGGCAGGTCCTCCTCAGGCACTTTTTTATCTTTGCCATATGTCTGCTGAAGATAGCGCAGAACCGCAGTCTTAAGCCCTGAAAAAGAAAAGTCGTATGGATTTTTCAGACTGGCTATAGGGAATTGTATTTTCTCGGGGTTTCCAAGTGAAGCAGATTTTTGTATCTTCGGACCCCCGGGATATCCCAGGCCCAGCATCTTGGCTACCTTGTCAAAAGCCTCCCCTGCCGCATCATCTACCGTCGTACCCAGCTTTATGATCTCTGTATCGCTTTTTACTATTAAAAGAAGCGTATGCCCTCCTGAGACCACAAGAGCCAGGTAAGGGAATTCCGGCTTTTCTTCCATTAAAAATCCGGAGAAAATATGCCCCTCAATGTGGTTTACCGGTATAAACGGCTTATTTAATGAATAAGCCAGCGACTTGCCAAATGTAAGCCCTACCAGAAGAGCGCCTATGAGACCGGGCCCTGCAGTGGCACAGACAACATCAACGTCATTTAAGCTTATGCCCGACTGCCTCAGTGAATCCTTTAGCAGCGGGATGATGATCTGTAAATGGGCGCGGCTCGAGAGCTCAG is a genomic window of Ignavibacteria bacterium containing:
- a CDS encoding twin-arginine translocation signal domain-containing protein; this translates as MSDNIPGISRRDFLKITGTLAVGAALVNPMLDRAFAGQAMGRTSSYEFFKTLCGLDNVTINKLLAVALSKGGDYADLYADYSINNSIFLEDRIIKSASKNISSGIGIRVLKGDQTGYAYSEDMTFESLKNAALTAANIANEAGKSFSANVTNQKVKNYYEISLPFSEVELDEKIKLLKESETAAFQKDKRITKVSANILDSERFIVVANSENVLMEDYQPLMRYNVSVIAEEEGKRQSGRMSGGGRIGMEYFKNVKSHTKLAEEAVEQALLLLTAKNAPAGPMPVVLSPGDSGILLHEAIGHPLEADFNRKGTSAYSGRVGQKVASELCTVYDGGTIPNDRGSINFDDEAVTSNKTTLIEKGILKDYMHDRISANYYKVKQTGNGRRESYKYYPIPRMTVTYLENGTTDPGEIISSIKKGVYCKTFSGGQVDISNGDFVFNPTLAFMIEEGKMTYPVKNFTLIGNGPDILTKVTMVGNDFKFSDGMWTCGKGQSVPVGVGLPTVKVSEITVGGM
- a CDS encoding chorismate mutase is translated as MLSVKKYEDIHKLSDEEKLLLLRKCRKRIDLFDKILVYILNKRTDVAVLIGRVKISLGQPIYSPDRERDVSEKINRSNKGPLSRESLDRIYERILDESRSTQKAESSKINAK
- the tsaD gene encoding tRNA (adenosine(37)-N6)-threonylcarbamoyltransferase complex transferase subunit TsaD, whose protein sequence is MNVIGIESSCDETSVAVIRDGKLTSNLISSQDFHVNYGGVVPELSSRAHLQIIIPLLKDSLRQSGISLNDVDVVCATAGPGLIGALLVGLTFGKSLAYSLNKPFIPVNHIEGHIFSGFLMEEKPEFPYLALVVSGGHTLLLIVKSDTEIIKLGTTVDDAAGEAFDKVAKMLGLGYPGGPKIQKSASLGNPEKIQFPIASLKNPYDFSFSGLKTAVLRYLQQTYGKDKKVPEEDLPDIAASFQRAVIKALVRNVEKALKEYKVNSLSLVGGVAANKALRDAMAEAASKYRKKLVIPDFIYCGDNAAMIAYRGQRLFQNGNKYSLDYNAFPGLPSNTFAG
- a CDS encoding TldD/PmbA family protein, which encodes MLLDEHKKLAQEVIDLVKKQGGDTAVVRISYGTDKEVSVRNQKIDTLTQSNSKVLSLTLSKDKKKAAVSTSDFSEEALKNLVKDAMKIVKYTGADEFYGLPEKDELGMAEADLKMYDPNEESVTIEKRIEMAKELESLSLKYDKDLIADGASVSSSSGHFVLANSLGFCEGYRQSDCGMQSSCAIPDAVEGLNSARKQSGGWYTAANRFDQLDPVESVAEKAAKRTIMKRGARKPKTQTVPVIFENTVARGLLSFLVQAITGGNIYTKQSFLTDKLGQKIAGENVTIVEDPLIAGQVASRPFDGEGVKSKRKVVVEKGVLKTFLLDSYSARKLNMKTTGNADGVSNLYLESGKSSLEEMIKTIDNGVLITYTSGFGEILQTGDYSRGAQGLWIENGKVAYPVNEFTIASTMFDILNNIEIIGDDPIKTGSVYCPSIKVKKMTISGV
- the mltG gene encoding endolytic transglycosylase MltG, whose translation is MIVALAFVITLAILINTFFSPNYYKWQSPVTFEIRHGMTLNNTLDSLYAKGIIPSKTNMRIAAIIMGGGRNLKSGRYKIPNGLSYVGLMELFTSGKREVSSLITFSEGFTIYQFAHILKDRLQQDSLEVVKLCQNRRFLDSLGIDAPSLEGYLMPDSYYFYEKTSARQVIGRLRGEFNRFFTDSLKNRLRGMKYDLREILTIASIVEGESAKASEYPVIAGVYYNRLKAGMKLQADPTVQYALLGRWRRLYNKDLLFDSRYNTYLYYGLPPGPISNPGRAAIMAALYPAKHNYLYFVADGTGGHKFSSSFSEHQKLVRAYRQWRDKQAEKY
- a CDS encoding YihY/virulence factor BrkB family protein, producing the protein MKFSLVWNVIKETFSKWSDDKAPKLAASLSFYTIFSIAPMLLLIIAIAGFVFGNDAAQGRIVGQLQSFVGRESAVLIQNAITKSSNIQSGIIATVIGVVTLLLGASGVFLELQDSLNMIWKVRRKPDKALVAFLKSRLISFSLIIAVGFLLMLSLIISTVISALSDFIERYISIPAFVLSLTDFVISLIIMVVLFSMIYRILPDVKLSWKDVRIGGIITSLLFILGKYLISLYLGRSSVSSTFGAAGSLAIFIIWIYYTAQILFLGAEFTYVYAVKFGSGIVPK
- a CDS encoding Ig-like domain-containing protein, which gives rise to MAGQTGRKILKLLILPVLPLLLASCANQLAPGGGPIDRTPPEVVSVYPENGTTGFHEGYFEVNFSEYVDRRSAQDAIFISPAVEGQLEYDWSGKTLRVNFPEHLRDSLTYVVTLGTDLVDLNNRNRMAQAYSFSFSTGNKIDKGMVEGKVVTNDPSGVMLYAYENTGAEINPSKEKPKYISQAGKDGRFRLLGMAEGTYRVFAIKDEFRDFIYNVGEDLFGAPYRDITLSGKDSVFRNMDYFLSKEDTAKPRLVSAAMTDRYHILIGISEEFDSTIINAGNFYIYDSTTQKEFSPLYAFKGRAKANEMVLALKETPGGQDNIYLFAKRVSDRHGNTTKDDFVKLTVSTKPDTSAPRLLQTKPGANEGEVETSKPEFTFYFDDGFDSLQAKKGISAIDKSGNKLPVDVSFDDNASFKVKVMSELKPRLKYSIKVDLKQIMDAAGNSTDSVYTLTFTTSSGMEYTGVSGSIRPDSNMMSSNLVVVLQGVDKNRPVYKKRIGRKKDFNFNKVTPGKYQIWSFDNRDSTGVYNAGKPFPFKPSDRFTFYPDTLNLRARWPVEDVNIDFK